The genomic stretch ATCGGGATCTCAAGGCCCTTGATAAGAATATTTAGCCTGTGGATGATGGCCTCATATTCTTTAAAAAGGTCAGGGTCAAGCTCCCCTCGGTAACCAAGTTTCCCCAGTGGAGTCTCTTCTAGCCGAACAAGATGAAGAAGTTTTATGCGGGCTAGGATAGCGGTAACCGAAGAGATAAATTCTTCCGGGACCTTGATGACTATTCGAGTTAGTCTCTCAGGTCTAAACACCTCAACTCTCCGAGATGCGTTCTAATTCGGCCACCAGAGGTAAGGCCCCCTTTTTTAAAGTCAGCCCCCAGCCAACAGCCGTCAAGAGGCGTTCAAGATTCTTAATCTCTAGTTCTTTAAAGAGGAGATAGGCTCCCTGAGTTCCGATTTGAAAAGGATCTTTTCGTCCGATTCGGATTAGTTCCCTGGCAATGATCTGTTCCATAAGGAGAAAAATCTCCGAAAAACTTCGAGCCGCCTTAAGGTCGTTATAACCTCGAGGAAGAAGGGAGAGGAATTCCTTAAGTTTTTGGGCCCGAGCAAGACCTCCTAGTTTCTTAAGATTCAGTCTTCCGGCCCCAGTGATCAGATAACCAATAATCTCTTCAGGGGAAAGGCGAAAAACCTGTTTTAGACGGCAAATGGTATTCAGATTCTGTTGATCAATCAAATGATTGACAAGCCTTTGAGCCTGGTGGCGGTCACCTTTTTTAAGCCCCTTCAAGGAGACTACCAGGGCCTCATAAGTGGCCAGATCCACAGTGCGCTCGAGAGGAAAGACCCGCCCCTGTCCCTGAAAGAGAGGAAGAACCTCCTTAAGAGGGGCATAAAAAAGACTTTCTTTGAGTCTTTCTACCAGCTCTATCACCCCTGGGGCTTCCAAAAGACTCTTGAGATCCAAGCCGTCAATTTCTTCGAGGGGATAAAGAAGTTCTCTAATCTCTTTCTTTTGGTGTCTGAAAAGTCCGCGGATGATTAATTTTAGATTTTCAGCCTCATAGCGTCGCCTAAGGGCCTTAAGAAGACCTTTCCCCTGGGAGGGAACAAACTTCAAAAGGCGTTTATAATCCCGAAAAAGGCTGGCATAGAGCTGTAGGGTTATCTTTTGGAAGCCGGTCTCTGGTCCGAGATGGCCGAGATAAGGACCATAGGGCGTGCCAAGAAGATAGCGAAAAATTTCTTTAAGATTCTTGGCCGACAGGAGATAGTGCCAATCTTGGGCTGAGAGGCTTCCGGCCTTTAAGGCCTTGGTTTTGGCCTGGACAAAGGAGTATTTAAGGACCCGAAGGATCATACTTTAAGAATCTGGTCGATAATTCCAGCCAGGATGATCTTTTTACGGGCCTTCCAGCTGCTCTTCAGCTCAGCGACATAGGCTTGGCTGTTCTTTTTAATTTCCTGAGCTTGTTTTTCCGCCTTAGAGATGACTTCTTTTAATTCTTCTTCTCTAAGTCTTTGAAGATAATGGTCTCTTTCTATTAAAAGCTTTTTGATCTTTTCTCTGGTCTGGCGATTTATCGCTTCAGCCTCTTCCCGGGCCCTTTTTATCTCTTCCTGAGCCAAACGGTCGGTTTTGATTATTTTTTCTATTCCCCGATCCATATCTTAAAAGGTTTGTCCCGAATGGCCTTCCTCGCCGTGGCAGAGCTGATAAAAGGGACAGTGATGGCATTCGTGGATCTTTTGGGCGTAGGTGCCCATGATCCTTCCTTCACAGAGAGTTCCAGCGATGGCCCAGCATATACGGCCAAAATAGGGATAGGCTGGACAGCGTCGCGAGGGATCCTTTTCGATTCCGCACTTCATGTATTCCCAGCAAGGGGTCTTTTGATCCTCCTCTTCACTTTGGTAAGGAAAATAAAGGATAAACGTGCTTCCTTCTCCCAAACGGCTTTTTACCCGGACAAAACCACGGTGCTCTTCCATGATCTTGCGGACAATAGAAAGACCTAATCCGGTACCAATACCGATTTTTTTAGTAGAGTAGAAAGGTTCGAAAATGAGTTCTAATTCTTCTTCTGGAATTCCCGGTCCGGTGTCACTCACCGAGACGGTTACCCAGGTAATCTCGTTGCTAAACTCTGTCCCGGTGCGCACAGTTATAGTCCCTCCCTGGGGCATAAGGGCATCGATGGCATTGGTGATCAGGTTCCCTACCGCCTGTTTTACCGAGTCATGATCAAAATAGACTCGGGGCAGCTCGGCCGTATAATTCTCGATGATCTTAATCTTTTCTTGGGAGCAGATGTCACAAAAAAACTCCACTCCCTCCCGTACCGGTTGATTAATATCTCCCCGCTTAAGCTCAAAATGGCCTTCGGCTGAAAGAATGAGAATGTCTCGAAGAATCGATTCTAGACGGGCGGCTTCAGAGAGGATTACCTTAACGTATTCTTTCTCTCGGCTACCTTCGGGGATCCGTTTATTGAGTCTTCTGGCCATTCCCCCTAAAGCGGCCAAGGGATTTCTTATTTCATGAGCGATGTCTGCCGTCAATCTTCCCAGGGCCGAAAGCTTTTCGGCTTCAATGAGTTTTTTTTGCATCTTTTTCAGATTTTCTAGAGAATCAGCTAACTGGCGGTTGAGCTTTTCTATTTCTTCTTTGTCACGGCGGAGCTTTTCCGAAAGGAGCCCCAGGGGAATGGCAATAAGGTAGAGAAAGGAAACCCTTAAAGCCAGATCAGTCCAATGGATATGCCCAGGATATCCTCCGACGTTGATCAAATATAATACAGCGGCCACACTAGCCACCACTAAACCAAAACGAAGACCGAAATAGAAAGTGTGGAGGGCGGTTAGAAGGTAATAGCCCAGGAAAAAACTGTTGTCGAAACGACGTTGAAAATTGACCAGATAAAAGACAAAGATGATGTCCAGGACTAGCGACAAAAGATAGATCTGACGGATTCGCCAAGGCCTCAACCAAATAAGAAGATAAAGAATCAAGCTATAGAGGCTAAAGGCACTGAGAGCCCCAAGAAGAGCTTTGGTTTCATCGACTGAAAGAGGGGCCAAAATAAGCCAAGCTAATCCACCAAGGATGGTTACCACCCGAAGGGTGAAAAAGACAGCATCAACAATGGAGAGCCTTTCTTTGAGGGCTGACCAATGCCTTCCTTTGAAATGTTCAGAAAGTTTAAAATTCATGATTAGGATAGCCCTCAAGCTGGGTTAAAACGTCCTGATAACTCAGGTCAAACCAATGGCGATAGGCATCGGCGACGGCAAAAAAAGGCCCCTCTCGTATGTTAGGACAGTAAATCTCATCCACCACCGAGGCCAGGCGCCCGATACTAGAGAGGGAGGCAGTGGGCACAGCTACTATTATTCGAGAGGCCCCCTTGCGTCGAACCATATTGGCTGCCGCCAGCATAGTGTAACTAGAGGCCAGGCCATCATCGACTAAAACAACCGTTTTTCCTGTTAGATTGGGGAAGGGACGACCTTTACGGAAGAGTTCATCGCGCCGCCGGAGTTCTTCTTTTACCTCTTGGGCTATCTGCTGGATGGTGCCTGGATCCAGCCGGAGTCGGGCCACTAAATCCTGATTAAGAAAAAGGTCTCCTTCCATTGTTATGGCTCCGAAACCAGCTTCTGGATTGCCAGGGACAGGGAGCTTACGGATAATAATAAGATCCAATGGGGCCTCTAGGGCCCTGGCCACCTCAAGGCCTACAGGCACTCCTCCGGCCGGAATAGCTAAAACTAAGGGGCTCTCATCTTTTAGGGTAAGGAGCATCTGGCCCAGCTTCTTTCCAGCCTCGGTCCGATCAAGAAAGACATACTGGCGGTTTCTTAGTTTGGGGTCATCAAAGATAAGGGCCATGGCTCTTTCCCCTTTTCTTACCATAGGAAAGAGAAGAGGCCTTTGTCAAAAGGCAAACAGAACTAAAGATCAGCTTCTTCGATCTGTCTGAAGCGCTTAAGGATTTTTTCTCCCGTGGAGACAAGTTTCTGAGCCTCTTGGTAGGTCAGATCAAACCTCCGGAGGAGTTTTTCCATATGATCCTGAAAGCGGCTAAAATCTTGGGCTAGATACCCCAACTCCTGACGGATCTGGGCCATCTTCTCTCCGGCTGAGTAATCCTTGATTACGGCCAAAGCAGTAGTCAAGACAGCCATCAAGGTGGTAGGTGAGGCCAGCCAGACTCGTTTTCTCTGGGCCAGTTCTACCAGGTCTGGATGG from Thermosulfuriphilus ammonigenes encodes the following:
- a CDS encoding V-type ATPase subunit yields the protein MILRVLKYSFVQAKTKALKAGSLSAQDWHYLLSAKNLKEIFRYLLGTPYGPYLGHLGPETGFQKITLQLYASLFRDYKRLLKFVPSQGKGLLKALRRRYEAENLKLIIRGLFRHQKKEIRELLYPLEEIDGLDLKSLLEAPGVIELVERLKESLFYAPLKEVLPLFQGQGRVFPLERTVDLATYEALVVSLKGLKKGDRHQAQRLVNHLIDQQNLNTICRLKQVFRLSPEEIIGYLITGAGRLNLKKLGGLARAQKLKEFLSLLPRGYNDLKAARSFSEIFLLMEQIIARELIRIGRKDPFQIGTQGAYLLFKELEIKNLERLLTAVGWGLTLKKGALPLVAELERISES
- a CDS encoding phosphoribosyltransferase is translated as MVRKGERAMALIFDDPKLRNRQYVFLDRTEAGKKLGQMLLTLKDESPLVLAIPAGGVPVGLEVARALEAPLDLIIIRKLPVPGNPEAGFGAITMEGDLFLNQDLVARLRLDPGTIQQIAQEVKEELRRRDELFRKGRPFPNLTGKTVVLVDDGLASSYTMLAAANMVRRKGASRIIVAVPTASLSSIGRLASVVDEIYCPNIREGPFFAVADAYRHWFDLSYQDVLTQLEGYPNHEF
- a CDS encoding sensor histidine kinase, giving the protein MNFKLSEHFKGRHWSALKERLSIVDAVFFTLRVVTILGGLAWLILAPLSVDETKALLGALSAFSLYSLILYLLIWLRPWRIRQIYLLSLVLDIIFVFYLVNFQRRFDNSFFLGYYLLTALHTFYFGLRFGLVVASVAAVLYLINVGGYPGHIHWTDLALRVSFLYLIAIPLGLLSEKLRRDKEEIEKLNRQLADSLENLKKMQKKLIEAEKLSALGRLTADIAHEIRNPLAALGGMARRLNKRIPEGSREKEYVKVILSEAARLESILRDILILSAEGHFELKRGDINQPVREGVEFFCDICSQEKIKIIENYTAELPRVYFDHDSVKQAVGNLITNAIDALMPQGGTITVRTGTEFSNEITWVTVSVSDTGPGIPEEELELIFEPFYSTKKIGIGTGLGLSIVRKIMEEHRGFVRVKSRLGEGSTFILYFPYQSEEEDQKTPCWEYMKCGIEKDPSRRCPAYPYFGRICWAIAGTLCEGRIMGTYAQKIHECHHCPFYQLCHGEEGHSGQTF